A portion of the Nicotiana tabacum cultivar K326 unplaced genomic scaffold, ASM71507v2 Un00245, whole genome shotgun sequence genome contains these proteins:
- the LOC107822513 gene encoding geranylgeranyl pyrophosphate synthase 7, chloroplastic-like, translating into MAFLATISGHENMLLSNTLNNNFIFSGKPPQRHSYSFLPKKIQARSVANSSKTFQVKEEEFSSKTEKFILPKFDFEEYMKMKAIKVNKALDDAIPMQEPIKIHEAMRYSLLAGGKRVRPILCMASCEVVGGDESLAIPAACSVEMIHTMSLIHDDLPCMDNDDLRRGKPTSHKAFGEDTAVLTGDALLSLAFEHVASKTKDVTPQRVVQAVGELGSAVGSKGLVAGQIVDIASEGKQVSLTELEYIHNHKTGKLLEAAVVCGAIIGGGNEIEVERMRNYARCLGLLFQVVDDILDVTKSSEELGKTAGKDLVTDKATYPKLMGLEKARELAGELVAKAMDELSYFDAAKAAPLYHFANYIAHRQN; encoded by the coding sequence ATGGCATTTTTGGCTACCATTTCTGGCCATGAAAATATGCTTCTTTCCAATACCCTAAACAATAACTTTATTTTCAGTGGAAAACCTCCACAGAGACATTCTTATAGTTTCCTCCCCAAGAAAATCCAGGCCAGAAGTGTTGCAAACTCATCCAAAACATTTCAAGTCAAAGAAGAAGAATTCTCATCTAAGACAGAGAAATTCATCTTGCCTAAGTTTGACTTTGAAGAATATATGAAAATGAAGGCAATTAAGGTAAACAAAGCACTAGATGATGCAATACCAATGCAAGAGCCTATAAAAATTCATGAAGCCATGAGATACTCACTTCTAGCTGGGGGAAAACGCGTCCGGCCGATCCTATGCATGGCTTCTTGTGAAGTAGTAGGAGGGGATGAATCCTTAGCTATTCCTGCAGCTTGCTCGGTTGAGATGATCCACACCATGTCACTCATCCACGACGATCTTCCTTGCATGGACAACGATGATCTACGTCGTGGCAAGCCCACGAGCCACAAGGCTTTCGGGGAAGACACTGCAGTTCTAACAGGGGATGCACTTTTGTCTTTGGCCTTTGAACATGTAGCTTCCAAGACTAAAGATGTGACACCCCAAAGAGTGGTTCAAGCCGTTGGCGAATTGGGTTCAGCCGTTGGCTCGAAAGGGCTTGTGGCGGGGCAGATTGTGGACATAGCTAGTGAGGGAAAACAAGTGAGCCTAACTGAATTAGAGTACATTCACAACCATAAGACAGGGAAACTATTGGAGGCTGCTGTGGTTTGTGGGGCAATAATTGGGGGAGGGAATGAGATTGAGGTGGAGAGAATGAGGAACTATGCTAGATGCCTTGGACTGTTGTTTCAAGTGGTAGATGATATTCTTGATGTTACTAAGTCATCAGAAGAGTTGGGAAAGACAGCTGGTAAAGACCTAGTGACTGATAAGGCTACATATCCTAAGTTGATGGGGCTAGAAAAAGCTCGGGAGCTCGCCGGAGAGCTGGTGGCTAAGGCCATGGATGAGCTGAGCTACTTTGATGCTGCCAAGGCGGCACCTCTTTATCATTTTGCTAATTATATTGCACATCGCCAGAATTGA